A window of the Haloquadratum walsbyi C23 genome harbors these coding sequences:
- a CDS encoding AbrB/MazE/SpoVT family DNA-binding domain-containing protein produces MKVRQRGVITIPEEVRGGLHLAEGDQLELTVERAE; encoded by the coding sequence CTGAAGGTACGACAGCGTGGTGTCATTACCATTCCAGAAGAAGTCCGAGGTGGGCTTCATCTAGCGGAAGGCGACCAATTGGAATTAACTGTCGAAAGAGCTGAGTAA
- a CDS encoding 23S rRNA (uridine(2552)-2'-O)-methyltransferase, translating into MTGRDEYYNRAKQEGYRTRSAYKLQQIDADAGVFGPGNTVIDLGAAPGGWLQVAAEAVGPSGTVIGVDFQRIRDLESDIVDTIRGDMTDESTKNALRKRVNNSSVDVVLSDMAPNMTGEYSVDHARSIHLARQAFSVATDILPAGGDFIVKVFDGRDLADFRQDVDTEFEYVKSIRPDASRDSSSEQYLVGKHRITAPVSPGDELDATVVDIGSEGDGIIKIDGYTLFVPGVENGDSVRVRVTDLKSNVGFAEVIE; encoded by the coding sequence ATGACAGGTCGTGATGAATATTATAATCGTGCAAAACAGGAGGGATATCGGACACGGTCAGCATATAAGCTCCAGCAGATCGATGCTGACGCTGGGGTGTTTGGTCCTGGAAATACCGTCATAGATCTTGGAGCTGCTCCAGGTGGGTGGCTACAGGTTGCTGCAGAGGCCGTTGGTCCATCTGGAACTGTTATTGGGGTTGATTTCCAGCGGATTCGTGATCTTGAGTCTGATATCGTTGATACTATTCGAGGAGATATGACGGACGAATCAACGAAAAATGCCCTTCGCAAGCGAGTAAATAATAGCAGTGTAGATGTTGTCCTCTCTGATATGGCGCCGAATATGACCGGTGAATACTCAGTTGACCATGCGCGCTCGATTCATCTCGCCCGACAGGCATTTTCAGTCGCCACTGACATACTTCCAGCCGGTGGCGATTTTATTGTCAAGGTATTTGATGGACGCGATCTCGCGGACTTTCGTCAAGATGTTGATACGGAATTTGAGTATGTCAAATCAATTCGACCGGATGCGTCTCGAGACTCATCATCCGAGCAATATCTTGTCGGAAAACATCGTATTACTGCACCCGTCAGCCCAGGTGACGAATTAGATGCAACAGTCGTTGATATCGGAAGTGAGGGTGACGGTATTATCAAGATCGATGGATATACGCTCTTTGTTCCAGGTGTCGAAAATGGTGATTCTGTTCGGGTTCGCGTGACTGATCTCAAATCAAACGTTGGGTTTGCAGAAGTAATTGAGTAA
- a CDS encoding DNA polymerase sliding clamp: protein MFKAIVGASTLQDALDSVSVLVDECKIRLNEGELAIRAVDPANVGMVDLALDTAAFESYTADDGVIGVNLSKLEDFIGMASGDQLVELELDEETRKLNIQMDGLSSTLALIDPDSIRQEPDIPDLDLAAEIMLEGAQLDRGIKAADMVSDHVRLRVAPDTEAYHIEAEGDTDDVDFRLDTDDLIALTAGEADSLFSLDYLKDMNKAIPKDAEVTIELGQEFPVKVHYGIAEGYGEITYMLAPRIQSD from the coding sequence ATGTTCAAGGCCATCGTGGGCGCGTCGACACTCCAAGATGCGCTCGATTCCGTGAGCGTACTCGTCGATGAGTGCAAGATCCGACTCAACGAAGGCGAACTCGCGATTCGGGCCGTTGATCCGGCTAATGTCGGGATGGTTGATTTGGCTCTCGATACAGCAGCGTTCGAATCGTATACAGCCGACGACGGTGTCATTGGTGTCAACCTTTCAAAACTTGAGGATTTCATTGGTATGGCTAGCGGCGACCAACTGGTTGAACTCGAACTTGATGAGGAGACACGAAAGCTCAACATTCAGATGGATGGGCTCTCATCAACACTTGCATTAATTGATCCCGATTCAATTCGACAGGAACCTGATATCCCCGATTTGGACCTTGCTGCTGAGATTATGCTTGAGGGGGCACAACTTGATCGTGGCATCAAAGCAGCTGATATGGTTTCTGATCACGTTCGATTACGTGTTGCCCCTGATACCGAAGCATATCATATTGAAGCTGAAGGTGATACCGACGATGTTGATTTCAGGCTTGATACGGATGACCTCATTGCACTTACCGCTGGTGAGGCTGATTCATTGTTCTCACTTGATTATCTCAAAGACATGAATAAAGCGATTCCAAAAGATGCAGAGGTTACGATTGAATTAGGACAAGAATTCCCCGTGAAGGTTCATTATGGAATTGCTGAGGGGTATGGTGAAATCACATATATGCTCGCGCCTCGAATCCAGAGTGATTAA
- a CDS encoding DUF7474 family protein, translated as MPQFEYPCPDCRSTSSLHASECQFEGTPWSVVEKAYTDIIVELTAGPIDRELLPTVVDGEWSALHNAALERLMRDERVTERNGIVRLRTAEEFREEVSEPTREPMRTIFQQGSVPGCHDNAVFAMIAWYEMVGFSWRETRENVIAWLERSGAWARGGFDETTPAELVDDKQHVYDAGYGWKEKAQAAKRIIDSHHH; from the coding sequence GTGCCGCAGTTTGAGTATCCCTGCCCCGATTGCCGGTCAACAAGCAGCCTTCACGCGTCTGAGTGCCAGTTTGAGGGAACACCGTGGTCAGTCGTTGAAAAAGCATATACGGATATTATCGTCGAACTAACCGCAGGACCGATTGACCGTGAACTGTTACCGACAGTTGTCGATGGGGAATGGAGTGCGCTTCATAATGCCGCACTTGAGCGATTGATGCGGGACGAGCGTGTTACTGAACGAAACGGCATTGTGAGGCTTCGAACAGCAGAGGAGTTTCGCGAGGAGGTTTCAGAGCCAACTCGTGAGCCAATGCGAACAATATTCCAACAAGGAAGTGTCCCGGGTTGTCATGATAATGCTGTTTTCGCAATGATTGCATGGTATGAGATGGTTGGGTTCTCTTGGCGTGAAACTCGTGAAAACGTGATTGCATGGCTGGAGCGAAGCGGCGCATGGGCGCGAGGTGGGTTCGACGAAACAACGCCTGCTGAACTCGTTGATGACAAACAACATGTCTATGACGCTGGCTATGGGTGGAAAGAAAAAGCACAGGCAGCAAAACGTATTATCGATAGCCATCATCACTGA
- a CDS encoding DNA primase, giving the protein MRRTVALIPACRVKSDNYVDSRHARYPFFEAAQVAVRDADVSPASLITADAPAVDRGHERVKRALLSGTVNSETPRRWSTRTEVLSYPIARILVSVIDVPAAIDKYARAEAATAQERLQTDIVEDHDIDQLQSTQSQSISFEAVLTEFGLDSSVYSAQSDEAPSVIEQRKELDSTLIQHTDTDGYWIELGAYLSLADREWGQSWRLTAREVTDGMVYVDVSDIFTLIESAIEDRVAAGLPFDVQGSDGGDVIVDALTDAVSDLRELVSDNSAADRVGAGVDFVAPSQFPPCMQTLVNKARSGEELANHAEFALVSFLVAMDADVETILTILEYDQDNQDEKTAVAEGVHTDTEETTTTTRERIETRVRYLNDRQGAGTQYPPPSCATMQAYGDCTDPDERCAEITDPVSYYIEAIDAVDNPSEYAGGHTDT; this is encoded by the coding sequence ATGCGTCGGACCGTCGCGCTTATTCCAGCGTGTCGAGTAAAGAGTGATAACTACGTGGACTCGCGTCACGCTCGGTATCCATTCTTTGAAGCAGCGCAGGTAGCCGTCCGAGACGCAGACGTCTCACCAGCATCACTAATCACAGCCGATGCACCCGCTGTTGACCGCGGTCATGAGCGGGTTAAACGTGCGCTTCTTTCTGGGACGGTCAATTCAGAAACACCCCGACGATGGAGCACCCGGACAGAGGTATTATCATATCCGATTGCCCGAATTCTTGTTTCAGTTATCGATGTTCCGGCGGCAATTGATAAATATGCACGCGCTGAAGCAGCGACAGCGCAAGAGCGATTGCAGACGGATATTGTCGAAGATCATGATATAGATCAACTCCAGAGCACACAAAGCCAATCAATTTCATTTGAGGCTGTCCTTACAGAATTTGGACTTGATTCATCGGTTTATTCCGCACAGTCTGATGAAGCACCCAGCGTGATAGAACAACGAAAAGAATTAGATTCAACGCTGATACAGCACACAGATACAGATGGCTATTGGATTGAACTTGGAGCGTACCTCTCACTTGCAGACCGAGAATGGGGACAAAGTTGGCGGTTGACAGCACGAGAAGTGACTGATGGGATGGTGTATGTTGATGTATCAGATATTTTTACTTTGATTGAGTCAGCAATCGAAGATCGGGTTGCCGCAGGGCTTCCATTCGATGTTCAGGGAAGTGATGGTGGTGACGTAATCGTTGATGCGCTGACTGACGCCGTTAGTGATCTTCGAGAGCTTGTGAGTGATAATTCTGCGGCCGACCGGGTCGGTGCAGGTGTTGATTTTGTTGCTCCAAGTCAATTTCCACCATGTATGCAGACACTTGTTAATAAAGCACGCAGTGGTGAAGAATTAGCTAATCACGCTGAGTTTGCGCTCGTGTCATTTCTTGTTGCGATGGATGCTGACGTAGAAACCATATTAACAATCTTAGAGTACGATCAAGACAATCAAGATGAAAAGACAGCCGTCGCCGAAGGTGTCCACACCGACACAGAAGAGACGACAACGACCACTCGTGAGCGAATCGAAACGCGAGTGCGATACCTGAATGATCGACAGGGAGCAGGAACACAGTATCCACCACCATCATGTGCAACAATGCAGGCATATGGTGATTGCACCGACCCAGATGAACGGTGTGCAGAGATTACAGATCCAGTTTCATACTATATTGAGGCAATAGATGCAGTGGATAATCCGTCAGAGTACGCCGGGGGTCACACCGATACATAA
- a CDS encoding DUF7472 family protein: MDIDAEMRRKIVVSTSSVLLFLAVFVGIGLSFGPDFGSQGALALVAAIALFILAMGGVGIFLGE; this comes from the coding sequence ATGGATATCGATGCGGAGATGCGTCGGAAGATCGTCGTCTCCACGAGTTCAGTATTGCTATTTTTAGCAGTCTTTGTCGGAATCGGACTTAGCTTTGGTCCGGACTTTGGCTCACAGGGTGCACTCGCTCTTGTCGCTGCGATTGCATTGTTCATCCTTGCAATGGGTGGTGTTGGTATTTTTCTTGGTGAGTGA
- the hjc gene encoding Holliday junction resolvase Hjc translates to MAANRKGDRRERELVNQLDEAGFAVMRAPASGSATERDLPDVLAGNGETFYAIEAKSSAGRPIYLTGEEIESLIYFAQNFGAKARIGIRFDRESWFFFHPNELHVTDGGNYRVKKETALSAGEDFESFVGGLSQSRLSDIDSDTTDDTTENIGE, encoded by the coding sequence ATGGCTGCAAACCGGAAAGGGGACCGTCGTGAGCGCGAACTAGTAAATCAGCTTGATGAAGCCGGATTTGCAGTAATGCGCGCACCGGCATCGGGGTCTGCGACCGAACGTGATCTCCCTGATGTGCTTGCAGGAAATGGCGAGACGTTCTATGCAATTGAAGCAAAATCAAGTGCTGGCAGACCAATTTATCTCACAGGTGAGGAGATTGAATCACTCATCTACTTTGCACAAAACTTTGGAGCAAAAGCACGAATCGGAATCCGCTTTGATCGTGAATCTTGGTTTTTCTTTCATCCAAATGAACTTCACGTGACTGATGGGGGAAACTACCGAGTAAAAAAGGAAACTGCACTGAGCGCTGGTGAGGATTTTGAGTCTTTTGTCGGTGGGCTTTCACAGTCTCGATTGAGTGATATTGACTCCGATACTACCGATGATACCACTGAAAACATAGGCGAATGA
- a CDS encoding FKBP-type peptidyl-prolyl cis-trans isomerase codes for MSVEDSDRIVVEYIGRFADGTVFSTSRQEVAIKHGLTTEGCDPLVFTVGSEEVIEGLDQAVRGLSTGEETTVEIPPEAAYGPVRNDRIREYDCETFEGMVGEPPSVGLHVEAENGLHGDVVAVHNNTVEVDFNHELAGKTLYFELQITDCQSTTESIYSN; via the coding sequence ATGAGCGTTGAAGATAGTGACCGAATAGTCGTTGAGTATATTGGTCGCTTTGCTGATGGGACTGTATTTAGCACATCACGACAAGAAGTTGCAATCAAGCACGGGTTGACAACTGAGGGTTGTGACCCACTGGTATTTACTGTTGGTTCTGAAGAGGTGATCGAGGGACTTGATCAAGCAGTCCGCGGGTTGAGCACCGGTGAGGAAACAACGGTTGAAATCCCCCCAGAAGCCGCATATGGACCGGTTCGAAATGACCGTATTAGAGAGTATGATTGTGAAACATTTGAGGGAATGGTTGGTGAGCCTCCGAGTGTTGGACTGCACGTAGAGGCTGAGAATGGACTTCACGGTGATGTTGTTGCTGTTCATAATAATACAGTTGAGGTTGACTTTAATCATGAACTCGCCGGAAAAACACTCTATTTCGAGCTACAAATCACCGATTGCCAATCAACAACAGAATCAATATATTCAAATTAA
- a CDS encoding DUF7556 family protein, which translates to MTPDVTTQSDASRAEVMSSVDATPTQSEFVIADVTCDDAWLSMRTTEAPLLEEWA; encoded by the coding sequence ATGACGCCCGATGTGACGACACAGTCCGACGCGTCACGCGCTGAGGTGATGTCCTCGGTGGATGCTACTCCAACACAGTCTGAGTTCGTTATTGCAGACGTCACATGCGATGACGCGTGGCTGTCGATGCGGACAACAGAGGCGCCACTGCTCGAGGAATGGGCATAA
- a CDS encoding excinuclease ABC subunit C produces the protein MKQRELRERAAELPAEPGVYQFLEDDTVRYVGKALELRDRVRSYADPRSERIRQMVARADDIDIALTETETQALLLEANLIKRHQPRYNVRLKDDKSYPLVQFTNHSVPRIEVTRDPDSDATVFGPYTEVKRLETAVKALREVYGLRGCSDHKYNNRSRPCLEYEVGLCSAPCTGEIDATAYRSAVESAVQFFEGKTGILADPLRQEMQAAATAEEFERAANIRDRLAVIESFHGGGEAAVSSEDNSHTAETTSERAVDVLGVAIEGTTATVARLHSDNGQLVDRSQHRLNAPTGEDRASAVLTAFLTQYYAERSLPDAILCSEHPHDNDVREWLSVEGVNIRVPGTGRESKLIDLALKNARNGSVHDNESAALADALGFSIINRIEGFDVSHSQGRAVVGSNVCFIDGSAATDAYRRKRLTDTNDDYARMQELLTWRAKRACDGRDERPDPDLIVIDGGKGQLRAAREAVETTGWDVSTIALAKADELVVTPNGVHDWDADAPQLHLLQRVRDEAHRFAVQYHQSIRDDIHTVLSDVPGVGEQTQQALLRRFGSVENVRSASRDALCDVPGVGKQTADTIANRL, from the coding sequence ATGAAACAGCGGGAACTGCGTGAGCGTGCAGCCGAGTTACCGGCTGAACCAGGGGTTTATCAGTTTCTTGAGGATGATACAGTTCGGTACGTTGGGAAAGCATTGGAACTCCGTGATCGTGTCCGATCATACGCTGACCCACGAAGTGAGCGAATTAGGCAGATGGTTGCCCGTGCAGACGATATTGATATTGCACTGACCGAGACAGAAACGCAGGCATTGTTACTTGAGGCAAATCTTATTAAACGCCATCAGCCGCGATACAATGTTCGATTAAAAGATGATAAATCATATCCGCTGGTGCAGTTCACGAATCACTCAGTCCCACGAATCGAGGTAACACGTGATCCTGATTCAGATGCAACTGTGTTCGGACCATATACTGAGGTAAAACGGCTTGAAACGGCGGTCAAAGCACTTCGAGAGGTATATGGTCTCCGTGGATGCTCTGATCATAAATACAATAATCGAAGTCGACCCTGTCTTGAGTATGAAGTCGGTCTTTGTTCAGCTCCTTGTACTGGCGAAATTGATGCGACTGCGTATCGGTCTGCTGTTGAATCTGCGGTTCAGTTCTTTGAAGGCAAAACGGGCATCCTCGCTGATCCACTTCGTCAAGAAATGCAAGCGGCTGCGACAGCAGAAGAATTTGAGCGAGCGGCAAATATTCGGGATCGACTTGCGGTAATCGAATCATTCCATGGTGGTGGTGAAGCTGCTGTGTCAAGTGAAGATAACAGTCATACTGCTGAAACAACGAGTGAGCGTGCCGTTGATGTCCTTGGTGTTGCTATCGAGGGGACAACCGCCACAGTTGCACGATTACATAGTGATAATGGTCAACTCGTGGATCGATCTCAGCATCGACTCAATGCACCCACTGGTGAGGATCGAGCATCAGCAGTATTAACCGCATTCCTAACCCAATATTACGCTGAACGATCTCTTCCAGATGCTATTTTATGTTCAGAACATCCTCATGACAATGATGTCCGTGAGTGGCTGTCTGTTGAGGGAGTTAATATCCGTGTTCCAGGAACAGGACGAGAATCGAAGCTTATCGATCTCGCATTGAAGAATGCACGAAATGGTTCAGTACATGATAATGAATCTGCTGCTCTCGCAGATGCACTTGGCTTTTCAATAATCAATCGAATTGAGGGATTTGATGTCAGTCATAGCCAGGGACGTGCAGTTGTTGGAAGTAATGTCTGTTTCATTGATGGATCCGCGGCGACTGATGCATACCGGCGAAAGCGTTTGACAGATACCAATGATGACTACGCACGAATGCAGGAACTCCTCACATGGCGAGCAAAGCGAGCCTGTGATGGACGTGATGAACGCCCTGATCCAGATCTTATTGTAATCGATGGTGGCAAAGGACAACTCCGCGCCGCCAGGGAAGCAGTTGAGACGACAGGATGGGATGTCTCAACAATTGCACTTGCGAAAGCTGATGAACTCGTTGTGACACCGAATGGAGTGCATGACTGGGACGCTGATGCACCACAACTACACTTACTCCAGCGCGTCCGAGATGAAGCACATCGATTTGCTGTCCAATATCATCAAAGCATCCGCGATGATATTCACACCGTTCTGAGCGATGTTCCTGGCGTTGGTGAACAGACACAACAAGCATTATTACGGCGATTTGGAAGTGTTGAAAACGTCCGTTCCGCTTCTCGAGATGCACTTTGTGATGTACCTGGTGTTGGTAAACAGACTGCCGACACAATCGCAAATCGACTATAA
- a CDS encoding ABC transporter ATP-binding protein produces MSAIEFDGVTKVFDDITAVSDLSLRIETGEVFGFLGPNGAGKSTTINMLLDFVRPTTGTVTALGVDAHTDSVAVRRRTGVLPEGFDVYDRLSGRAHIEFAIDSKEADVTPAVILDRVGLTDAADRPAGGYSKGMQQRLALGMALSGNPDLLILDEPASGLDPAGTKAMRDIVREEAASGTTVFFSSHVLEQVEAVCDRVGIMQAGELIAVDSIDGLRETADVETIVSLTLDTGDVDTAVDMISDIEGVDTVMQSGSQSIQVSCESAAKTTVVTKLDTAGIDVTDFETESASLEDLFLSYTDDNHTVDSATTKRATNRSTDISTGSSETDEGTVEQ; encoded by the coding sequence ATGAGTGCAATTGAATTCGATGGGGTAACAAAGGTATTTGACGATATTACTGCTGTTTCAGACCTTTCGTTAAGAATCGAAACCGGCGAGGTGTTTGGGTTTCTTGGTCCAAACGGTGCTGGAAAGTCAACAACGATCAATATGTTGCTTGATTTTGTTCGTCCAACAACTGGAACCGTCACGGCACTTGGTGTTGACGCACACACTGACAGCGTTGCTGTTCGCCGTCGAACCGGGGTTCTTCCAGAGGGGTTTGACGTCTATGATCGACTATCTGGACGCGCTCATATTGAATTCGCAATTGATTCAAAAGAAGCTGATGTTACCCCAGCAGTGATACTTGATCGTGTTGGACTCACAGACGCTGCTGACCGACCGGCGGGTGGATACTCGAAGGGAATGCAACAGCGACTTGCACTTGGGATGGCCTTAAGCGGTAATCCAGATCTTCTCATTCTTGATGAACCTGCATCTGGACTTGACCCCGCAGGAACGAAAGCAATGCGTGATATTGTACGTGAAGAAGCAGCTAGCGGCACAACCGTGTTCTTTTCAAGTCATGTACTCGAACAAGTTGAAGCGGTTTGTGACCGTGTAGGGATTATGCAAGCAGGTGAATTGATTGCAGTGGATTCAATCGATGGGCTTCGGGAAACTGCAGATGTTGAGACAATTGTGTCACTAACGCTTGATACGGGTGATGTAGATACCGCAGTGGATATGATTTCAGACATTGAAGGAGTTGACACAGTAATGCAAAGTGGATCACAATCGATTCAAGTTTCCTGCGAAAGCGCTGCAAAGACAACTGTTGTGACGAAATTGGACACAGCAGGAATCGATGTGACTGACTTTGAGACCGAATCAGCGTCGCTTGAGGATCTATTTCTCTCATACACTGACGATAATCATACTGTTGATTCGGCAACGACGAAGAGAGCAACTAATCGGAGCACAGACATATCGACCGGTTCGAGCGAGACTGATGAGGGAACTGTTGAGCAATGA
- a CDS encoding ABC transporter permease → MTWEAVATKEFRDAIRSRWLQGATLVLTILLAGTTGVFFGVILGSEAREISNLFGIFINLGVFNFSFTGLIGLILGFIALSTTYGSITDERASGSIKLLLSLPNDRQDVVIGKFLGRTAVVVASVLIAFIITFMILIATGTSLQLGMFLPHIALTVLLGIVFAAIGLGISAGADSNREATLSAMALYLIFALLWGAVASGIPRILLAATNQVNGLSLSETTQATIAIALSYLNPLRLYETLAAQLYSSPATARLVTASLQQRALLAPQFESSVPPYFSGWALLVVFILWVILPIIVGYSIFERRDL, encoded by the coding sequence ATGACCTGGGAAGCAGTAGCAACAAAGGAGTTTCGTGATGCCATTCGATCGCGGTGGCTTCAGGGGGCAACACTTGTCCTCACAATTCTCCTAGCTGGCACGACAGGGGTGTTCTTCGGCGTGATACTTGGTTCAGAAGCACGAGAGATATCGAATCTATTTGGGATTTTCATCAATCTCGGCGTATTCAATTTTTCATTTACAGGACTGATCGGACTTATTCTTGGGTTTATTGCACTCTCAACGACATACGGGTCAATTACCGATGAACGTGCATCAGGGTCGATCAAACTTCTTCTCTCGCTCCCAAATGATCGTCAAGATGTTGTTATTGGAAAGTTCCTTGGTCGCACTGCCGTAGTTGTCGCGTCAGTTCTCATTGCATTTATTATCACATTTATGATACTCATCGCGACTGGAACCAGTCTACAACTTGGGATGTTTCTTCCACATATCGCACTCACAGTGCTATTAGGGATTGTTTTTGCTGCTATCGGTCTTGGAATCTCTGCAGGCGCGGACTCAAATCGGGAGGCAACGCTCTCCGCGATGGCGCTTTATTTGATATTTGCGCTATTGTGGGGAGCGGTCGCCAGTGGAATCCCGCGAATTCTTCTAGCAGCAACTAATCAAGTAAATGGACTTTCATTGTCAGAAACAACACAAGCAACGATTGCAATTGCCTTATCATATTTAAATCCACTTCGGTTATATGAGACACTTGCAGCACAGTTGTATAGTTCACCAGCTACTGCTCGTCTTGTGACTGCATCATTGCAACAACGCGCGCTGCTCGCACCGCAATTTGAGTCGTCTGTCCCACCGTATTTCTCCGGGTGGGCATTGCTAGTTGTATTTATATTATGGGTAATTCTTCCAATTATTGTGGGATATAGCATTTTTGAGCGACGAGATTTATGA